CGTCCATAAGCAATTTACGAGAAAGGAAATTCCGGCTGAGCAGCTGATCGGAATTGTTAGGGAGAACCCTGTTGTCTTAAAGGAGAGATATGGTGATAGGGATCTGCCGATTAATACGATGATTGGGATAACAGGATTACAGGCAAGTTTTGATGAATTTATCCTGCAGGAAGGAGAAACAAAGCTGCTCTATCATGTGGATGCGAGGGGAGGTCCTTTGTTTGGGATTGATGTAAAATATATCGATCCGGCTAATCCCTTTTATCCTGTTAACGTTCAAACTACCATTGATATAGAAATCCAACAGATGATCGAGGCTTTAACAGATAGGCACAACATTCAGAATGGAGGAGTTGTACTGCTAGATGTCGAAACCAATGATATATTAGCAATGGTTTCCCGTCCACATTTGAATGAAAATGCTCCCTTTGATGATGAAGGGTCTATAAATTTTATGTTAACTCCGCAAATCATTGGTTCTGTTTTTAAAACAGTAGTAGCAGCTGCAGCGATTGATCTCGAAATGGATCTTCCGACAAATACGTTTAATTGCAGTTTAACGATCCGAGATGAAGTAGATCCTAACTACAATTATGGCTATTTGAACCTCGAGGAAAGCTTTGCTAAAAGCTGTAACCGTACCTTTGCCCTTTTAGCAGAAGAAATTCAAAAGCAAGATCCAGCTCTTTTAGAAAAATATGCGGAAAAGCTATCACTGACAGGCATTAACGGCTGGATCGGTGATGTATTTCATTACAGCAACTTTCAGCAGCTTCCAGATGAAAAAGCTGGACGTGTTTTTAATAAGGATGAGGATCGGAAGGATTCCAATTTAGTAAGGCTTACAGGAATCGGACAACATGAGGTACGGGCTACACCACTTGGCGTGGCCAGTATGATGGCGACAATTGCACGCGGAGGCGATCGACTCATGACCAGAGCTGTCAGTGACTTAACCTATAAAAATAATACGAACTTTTTTGAGTTCCCCGTCCAAAAACAAGATGGAGACACGATATCTCCGTACACGGCAATGAAATTACAGCATCTTTTAAGAGAAGTTGTAGTCCACAATGAAGGAACAGGAAGATGGTTTCAAGGTCTGCCTTACGAGGTGGCCGGCAAGTCTGGAACTGCAGAAACAGGGATTGAACAAAATGGCATACAGCTCCACAATAAGTGGTTTGCAGGGTACTTCCCTTTTAAAAATCCTGCGTATGCGCTAGTCGTTGTTAATTTAGACGTACCTTCTGAAGAGGGAGGTATAAATCCTCTATTCAGTGATATTGTGAAGGGTTTATATGACCTTGACCAAAGAAGATATCAAGATATGACTGCAGGAAAAGAAGCTGAATAAATAAAATAATGGCAATCCAGCCAATTATTTCATTCCTTTTACAAACTATGCTCGGACTTCAAGTAATAACAGGTTCATGTTAATATAAAAGAGATTGTAAATAAAAGCGAACTTTCGGTTGGTAGTGAAAGGGGAGAGTAACTTGAAAAATGACTATAAAGACTTTTATATTGGCTCAAGAGCACAAGCAAGGTCTAAAAAGAGAAAATCAAACCTGATTTTAAATAGTTTAATTGGAATTGTTGTTTTATTAATCGTGATTGTAGGAGCCAATATATTCTTCGGATCTGACAATGATGAGGCGGCATCAGACGCTACTAATCCTCAAAACAATTCTGAAAATATAGATGGCGGCAATACTGATGCAGATGAAGAACAAGGCGAAGACACAGAGGCTCCGGCTGAAGAAGAGACAGATAGTCCGGATAACGGTGAACCTGCTGAGGAGGAAACAGATCCCGCTGCCGATCCTTCCGAAGAAGGTGAATCGGATTCCACTGTAGATTTGCCGCAAGAAAATGAAACCATTGTAGAAAATAGCAATGATCCAAACGTAAAACAAACATTTGTAAATCCTGGCTGGCAGCCAATTGGAACACAGCAGCAGGGTGATCATACAAAGAATTTTTCATCTGATTCACAAGACTGGGCAGAAATGCAGCAAGCGATTGCGGTGGCCCTCAATACTTCAACAAG
This genomic window from Bacillus oleivorans contains:
- a CDS encoding DUF1510 family protein; the encoded protein is MKNDYKDFYIGSRAQARSKKRKSNLILNSLIGIVVLLIVIVGANIFFGSDNDEAASDATNPQNNSENIDGGNTDADEEQGEDTEAPAEEETDSPDNGEPAEEETDPAADPSEEGESDSTVDLPQENETIVENSNDPNVKQTFVNPGWQPIGTQQQGDHTKNFSSDSQDWAEMQQAIAVALNTSTSGLTYWCVENGGGEQVIGTVTTKGSANEPYRVYIEWVNGQGWKPVMVQSLVENDKQNSCG
- a CDS encoding peptidoglycan D,D-transpeptidase FtsI family protein is translated as MFGKKRIYVLISAILLLFIILLGRMAQIQLTNTESFTDRNINLLEASVDQRTQAVVIDQGRGKFLDRNGELLTHFSLPSLVLFPFLKEMEWDAKAVASIIGVSEEALLHAIKEAKEPFIFGGSDPFELTENQMKRINELQIPGVFAVHKQFTRKEIPAEQLIGIVRENPVVLKERYGDRDLPINTMIGITGLQASFDEFILQEGETKLLYHVDARGGPLFGIDVKYIDPANPFYPVNVQTTIDIEIQQMIEALTDRHNIQNGGVVLLDVETNDILAMVSRPHLNENAPFDDEGSINFMLTPQIIGSVFKTVVAAAAIDLEMDLPTNTFNCSLTIRDEVDPNYNYGYLNLEESFAKSCNRTFALLAEEIQKQDPALLEKYAEKLSLTGINGWIGDVFHYSNFQQLPDEKAGRVFNKDEDRKDSNLVRLTGIGQHEVRATPLGVASMMATIARGGDRLMTRAVSDLTYKNNTNFFEFPVQKQDGDTISPYTAMKLQHLLREVVVHNEGTGRWFQGLPYEVAGKSGTAETGIEQNGIQLHNKWFAGYFPFKNPAYALVVVNLDVPSEEGGINPLFSDIVKGLYDLDQRRYQDMTAGKEAE